The Novipirellula galeiformis nucleotide sequence GACATACCGTCGTGGCAACGACTTTACGTGTTTTCTCCGCTGCGATTCGCATCACCCCGATGCCAAACACGTTACCTTGCGGTGCGTTGAGACCTCCCCGATTGTTGCCGAATTGATTGTTGCCTTGCGGTCCGCCGGGTTGAAAGCCGCCACCAACGCTTTGGTTCCCTCCTCCGTTTTGTCCCCCTTGTCCCTGTCCTCCTTGTCCCTGGACTCCCAAGGGAGCTTGTCCCCCATTGAAACCGAATTGAGACAGCACGGCCCGATGCGGCACCGCGGCGATCGATTGCGGCAATTGAATCTTCAATTCGTGATGGGTTAAGTTTTTAATCAAGACATTCGCGTGACTTGCATCAACTGGAATGAATTGCACCGCAACCTGCTTCGAATCCATCGCGTCAAACAAAGCCAAAGTCGCGACGTCCTCGGCCGCCGGTAATGCAACGGTGCAAAGCGTCAGCATGAACGTCGTAAAACCGCGTTGCAGATTTAAATAACGCATCGAATTCCTTTGATTGAGTAGACAAGCGCGGACTCGCGCAGCACGAGAAATCATGCGTTGGCCTCCCCTGCTGAGTTCACTCAACAAGGCACAAACCGTGCCAAGACATGGGGAGTGCATTTTGCTTGGTTCCCAAGGACGAACGATTGGCAGAATCGAACAACTGTTGCGGATCGCCACACCCAAGTTAATGCCACACCGCTGTTAACCTTCGATCGCGACGGGGTGTTCCCGCCGCCCACAATCGAATCAACGACCGGCGTTCGCTGCCGAATCGGACACGTTCGCTTGCCCAGGTTGCCAGGGAACTTGCCCCCCGCGTTGAAGATGGATGGCGAGGCGTTTTTTTAGATCGGCGACGACTTTCGGGTTTTCAGCAAACACGTTCTTCGTCTCTTGGGGATCGGCTTTGAGATCGTAAAGCTCCAAGGCGGAAAACGGATGATTCTGCATCAGTTTCCATCTCCCTCGGATGATCGCATGATAAGCATGCCCGACATAGCGATGGCCTCCCTCGCGGCGAACGAAATAGAGCTCACGCGGCGACGCGGATGCAACCAACTGTTGCGCACGTCCCTCGAGAACACCTTTCAAACGGATTGCATCACTATCGTCGGGATGCTCCGCGCCTGCGTACTGCAAGAAGGTGGCGCCAAGGTCGAACGTCAACGCCGCATGATCACTCTTGCTTCCCGGTTGAATGTGCCCCGGGTAGCGAACCCAACAAGGAACCCGCAATCCTCCCTCGTAATGACTCTGTTTCCCATCTCGCCAAGGATCGTTGTTCTGGGCATGCGGCAACGAGCCTCCATTATCGGACGTAAATGCAACGACGGTATTCTCACGCAACCCAAGTTCATCCAAACGTTGCATCAGCCGTCCGATTTGATCATCCAAATGCTCAACAAATGCGACGTTCAATGCGCGTTTGGGATCGAGGTTCGGCGATCGTTTTTGCACGCGATCGAGCCATTCAGCGGGCGGCTGGATCGGAAAGTGGGGAGCGTTGTAGGCCAGATAAAGAAAGAACGGCGTCCCCGCATGCTCAGCCCGTTCGGATACATAATCGACTGCCCAGTTCGTAAACAACTCGCTCGCGTGCCCTGCGGGCTCAATCGCGGCGTTGTTATTCCGCATGTAGTTTTGACCGTGACGGCGATGCGTGTAGTAATCGTCCATCATGTCGCCGAGAAAACCATGAAAATGGTTAAAACCACGTTCCAACGGGGTGTTGGGCGACGTCAAGCCAAGGTGCCATTTACCGACGATGCCCGTTTCATACCCCACCTCACGCAGTCGATCGGCGAGCGTGGGAATGTCGTGCCGCAGATACCCCCAAGAGTTGCTGGCGTCGGTTCGAATCACTCCTGGCACCCCGACACGATCGGCATACATGCCCGTTAGAATTGCAGCGCGTGTTGGTGAACAAACCGTGCAATTTGCACGCATGCGTGTGAGCATCATGCCTTCGGATGCCAACGTGTCCAAATGGGGCGTTTGTATATCACGTGCCCCATGGCACGAAACGTCACCGTACCCGAGATCGTCGGCCAGGATGAGCACCAAGTTTGGACGCCTCGTCGGCTCCCTCACCTCCGCCATGACCTCCGCATTCATGGCACACCACAATGCCACAAACAGATTTAAACGAAATGGTAACGACATCGTGGGGATGGCTCCGCAAGGTGATCGAATCGTTTCACACCGCACTAACTTAACCGATTGTCGACGCCGTCGCGTGAGAGTTCCCATCTCCGACAAGCTCGACAAGGCATCTCGCTCAAACAATTTTCGATCGCTTCGGAGCCGATCCCTCCGCGCATGCCCCTTAAAACGAAGCCTTTAACGTTGGGATGAAAGCAAAAAAAATCCCGCCAGATTTGACTGACGGGATTCTCAACTTGATGCTCAGTTGGTTACTTGACTTGAACCAGATTGAGATGAGTGAGTTGCTCTTTCTCTTCCTTGGTGAACGTCATCTCAAAGTAGTGAACCGTCTTCAATCCCTTCATCCCCGCCAATGCATCCACGACACGCGCGCGATAAGCATCCGAGAAATAAATGGCGTCAGCATCTTGGCTGTTTCCGTACCAACCGATCCATAGATCCGTGACCGACTCAATGTATTTTAGCGAAGACAAGTTATCCGGCCTGACCGTTGAGTTGATGATCTTCAGTTCGCGAATTCTCAAATCCTCGATCGGTTTGAGGGTCGTGATCATGGTTCCGCTAAGATCAAGTGAATCCAAACTGGTGAAGTTATTCGCAATGATCCCTAACGTGGAATCATCCGCGTGCCCTCCTCCAATCTGACGTGTCGATTCGGGTGACAAGTCAATTCGACGAATTCCCGGCAACACTGCAGCAAGTCTTAAGTTGCGGTTCAGTTCCTGCGAGGAGCGAACGGATTGAAACGCAACCGATGGGAAAACGGGTAAATCCGTTTCCGAAAGCTTTGTCGGGGTTCCCGTAACCGCGACATTGGACATCAACAATTGCCGCCACACGTCGGTGATCGCTTGATGATGTTGATTGCGTTTCATAGTGGCACTGATCACGTTGGTCGCGTGATAGATCATCAGCGCAATGAGGCAAACGCCCAATACCGCCAGAAACGTGGTGAACCATTCAGGTCGGTTTGACCAACGAAATGGGGATCGATACGGAATTGCCGGTAACTCCTTCTTCCGCTTCGTCGGCGGTTCCATGGTCACGGGCGATACAGGCAGGTCAGGTGCCGCGTTGGAATGTCGGGACGATATGTCCGCAAGCCGCGGATCTTTTTTGGATCTCAAAATGACGAATTCTCCCAAACGATAAATGAAAATGTGAATAAACACCGCTCTAAGCTACCACACCTAGGGACATTATTCCCACCTTAAATGCGTGAGTTTCCCACGAATGGCTGGAAAGCAAGGCCCTGAGCGAGTCCCCCGGCCTTTCGATAAAGGCCCGGGCATTCCGCGATTCTCGTTGCCGACGGCAGGACGTCGCAATGGGATTAGCCTCGTTTCCCCGCTCCATCCACGATCAAACGAAAAGGGCCTCTCAGCGGCAGCGGGGGAGAGAATGTTGCAAATTTCGCCTGCTCAATCCAGTGGCAAACAGCCCCCCCTGCCTATAAATCAATGTTTGTAGCGGTCAGCGGAGCGGTACAATCCCCCTAGTGGCTCACGATTTGGGACTGGGGACAGTGGGACTTGGTGGGACTTGGGGACAGAGCACTATTCTGGGGTATGTCCGCCCGCCTCAGCAGCGAACTTGGTGAACTTGGTGAACTTGGGGGACAGAGCATGGTTCTGGGGTACGCCAGCCCGCCTCAGTTGGACCATCCTCCTGGGACTTGGAGACAGTGAACTTGGAGACAGTGAACTTGGGGACAGAGCATTGAACTTGGGGACAGAGCATGGTTCTGGGGTACCTCCGCCCGCCTCAGTCGCACCATCCCCCCCAATCAAAGTGCTGTGTCCCTCAGCGATCGTGGCCGCCGCGCAGTTGAACCGGCGACAAGAGCCCCTGGGGACAGAGCTTGGTTCCGGGGGGGACATGGGGACGACGGGACTTGGGACGGGACTTGGGGACAGAGCACTATTGTGGGGTATTGGGACTTGGGGAAGGGACTTGGGGACAGAGCATGGTTCTGGGGTACGTCCGCCCGCCTCAGTCGGACCATCCCCCAATCAAAGTGCTGTGTCCCTCAGCGATCGTGTCCCTCAGCGATCGTGGCCGCCGCGCAGTTGAACCGGCGACGAACCTAACGTGCCAAGGCACATCAACGAACACCACTCCCCGGCTAGCGGGCTGACGCCTCAAGATGCGTCACAAAGGTCACCCAAACGTCAAATAGGCAAGCAATCCGAGTTGAAACAGTGTGATCCCCGACGTGACCGAATGCCAACCATGAAATTGGCTGCGAAACAACTGCACCAAAATCAAGATCACGGTTAGAGTTCCCATCGATTTCCCGAGTACAAAAAGGCTGAAAAAGGTAGGCTCCATCTTCAGCAATGCCAAGCAAACCGGATTCTTCTCCAACTCTAAAATCATGTCGGAATTGTTAAAAACAAGAAACATGTCATAGATTGAAATGAGACCAATCAATGCGCAGCAAACGCACAAATATGTTGAACGAAATCTTGCAGGAAGCGTCGGCCATCCTTTTGAAAAAGAGCTAGATTCCAGGGCGGGAAGTACGTTCGACATAAGGTTTTTCACCATGAGGTAGGAAGTGAAACGGTGGTGGGAATCGGACGAAACAGGTGGGCATAAGATTGAAGCCCCTCGTCTACTTTTCACTCGCTACGCACATCCCGTGCCGACCGCACACAACGGTGCCAACTAACACCTTACGGTCGTCAAGCGGCCCCCACGACCACATTCCATTTTGCAAGCCGAAACCGTGCCCCGAAATCTCTCAATCGCTGCTGCAAAAATTGGCATTTGACGTTGAAACGGCAAGCAATCGAAGCCGAATCCGAACGTAAAGCATTGAAGTAACTGTGATTTATGCACAAGTACTCCCCATGCCCCGAAAAGAGGCGACCTCCCTTTCGCTGTAGGGAAGGGAGTGCACAAAGAGGCCAACCTAAAACGCTGCGGCGACGGCTAACGCGGGTCATTCCCCCCTGCAAACAAATTGTGTTTTCCCCCTACGAGAATGTCACCACGGCAAACCGCCATCGCAACGACACTCCAGCGTCATCCGCAGTTCCCGGCTCGCGATACTTCTTTGAAGACGATCTCCGAACCCACCGTGTCGGATCGTTGGTCTAGAGCTTTCCCCGCAAATGAAGACGCCCCAAGAGTGGCGGAATGGGGGCGTTGCGGCGTCCCAGCCCCGCTCGCTAGGCTGCTCGCTGAAACGCGTCCCCTCGCGATGGGCGTTTTAAAACGCCTCTTCCTTTTCATTCCCACTATCTCGCCCCCCGTTGCTGCTCTTATCCCTGCAATGTTGTTATGCCAGACTTGAATTCGTTGAACGAACTGCTCCGTCATCATTTCGGTTATTCATCGTTTCGCCCTTCCCAACGAGCGGTCATCGAACATGTGCTCTGCGAGAAGCATGCGATGGTGGTCATGCCGACAGGAATGGGAAAATCGTTGTGCTACCAAATTCCCGCGTTGACGATCCCCAGTGACAGCGACGAGATGGTGTTGGTGTTGTCACCGTTGGTGGCGTTGATGCACGACCAGGTCACCGATTTGCGGAAGCGTGGGATTGATGCCGCCTACATTAACTCCTCCTTGGATCGCGCAACTCGCGAGCTTCGCTACAAGGAAGTCGCCGCGGGCAAGTACCGACTGTTGTACGTTACCCCCGAGCGATTTCGAAAAGAGGAGTTTCGAGAAGTGCTTGGCAAACGCCGCGTCAAGTTATTGGCAATCGACGAAGCTCACTGCGTCAGCCAATGGGGACATGACTTTCGACCTGACTATTCTCGCATCTCCGAGATCCGCCAATGGCTTGGCTCTCCCACCACGATCGCCTTGACGGCAACGGCGACGGCGGAATGTCGCCAGGATATCTACCAACAAATTGGAATTCCGGCCGACGAGATTCAATTGTTCTACCAAGGCATCCAACGCCCCAACTTAAAACTCGATGTTGAACATGTCCTTGGTGACCAGGAAAAATTCGACTTGATCCAACAATGTCTCGATGACGAAGCCTATCGCGGCGGCAGCGTGGTCATCTACTTTTCCTTGATCAAAACGCTATGCCGATTCAGCGACCATTTGTTAAGTCTTCGCGTCGATCACGAATGTTATCACGGCGACTTATCGAGCCAGAAACGCCGCCAAGTACATAACCGTTTTTTAAGTGGGGACACGGACATCGTGCTGGCCACCAACGCCTTTGGAATGGGGATCGACAAAGCAAACATCCGCGTCTTGATCCACGCCGAAACGCCTGGTTCGATCGAGTCCTACTATCAAGAGGTGGGTCGCGCAGGGCGTGACAATCAACCGAGCCGATGCGTATGGTTGTACGACCAAAGCGACCTGATGACGCAAATGCAATTTATCGAATGGTCCAACCCCGATGCCGATTTCTACGGACGGCTCGTTAACATGCTTGTGGAACACAACGAGTCGTGCCGCGCCTTTGGAATCGATTGGCTCAACGATCGATTGCAGCGACTTAGTCGGCACGATCACCGTATTTCGACGGCGTTTGCGATGCTGGATCGCGCCGGCGTGATCGGAGGGCCGCACCCACCAGAATGCTTTGACGTGCTGACGCCGATCCCGGAACACTTTCGCAACAGCGAGTCGCTCGCCGAAAAGAAACGGCGAGACCAACAGCGACTTTATGCGATGGTCCAATTGGCCGCCGAGCAAGACGATCGGAAGGCATTTTTGCAGCAGTACTTCGAAGGCTCGCCATCATAGCACCGCTTTTCAACGGGACTGAGGCAGTCGATGCACGTTGCAGCCTCAACCGAATCCGATATCGTCTTCGTGCAAACCAAACTCGTTTCACCGTTTCGTGGCAAATCGACTCTATGACAGAATCATCCGACACCCCGGGCGACTTCCCTGCAACCGGCCGTCTTGCCGCGATTGATTTTGGCAGCGTTCGCATTGGCATCGCCATCTGCGACCCCGACCGAATCTTAGCGAGCCCGCTGGAGGTTCATTCGGCATCCGAGTGGGCAAAGGACGGCGACTACTATCGCGAACTCACGAAACAGGAGCGAATCGCGGCCTTTGTCGTGGGACTTCCCATCCATCTCGATGGCGGAGAAAGCGAAAAGAGTCTCCAAGCCCGCGAATTTGCTCGTTGGCTCTCCGTAGAAACAGGCAAACCCGTTCGCTTATTCGACGAGCGTTTTACGACCGCCGATGCGAACAACCGCATGAGGGCGGCAGGCTACACCCGCCAAGGCAAGAAGAAGCGCCTCGATGCTGTCGCAGCACTCGTGATCCTCGAATCGTTTATCGAAGCGTGTCGATATCGAGGGGAGCTCGTTGGCGAGCCATTGGGCGAACCCTCCGAGGAAACCCCAGGCGACACCCCCAGTAAAGGAGAGTCGATTGGTTGAGCTCTCACCAGCTCCCCAGCGTGATTAAGCCGCGTCGCCCGCAGTCAACGCGACCATCAAATCGAGGAAACGCTCGTCTGCGGCGCGGCGCCGACGCACTCGTTCGGCAAGGCTCCACCCCGATCGGATCGCGAGCACCCGGCGAGAAATCTCAACGTCCGACAGACGGACTGCATTTCGCCGGCGGCCTTGGGGACTCGATGCGTTCTTGGTGGACACATCCGTATCGCAAATTGCTGTCAACATGATTGAATCCTTCTGACAAAATTGAACTAGCTTGGAAAAGTAAAAGCGTATGGAGCAGCTAGGCCATTGAGGGCCCACTACATTTGAGCTCCCACGATTCTCAGATCGCCGGTGCCCTTTGTTAATAACTAAGCGGCTTCGCAAGCCGACAACGAATCGATCAAATCGAGGAAACGCTTGTCCGCTTCACGACGACGACGGACACGCTCCGCAATGCTCCACCCCGATCGGATCGCAACCACTCGCCGAGCAATCTCAGCGTCCGACAAACGAATCTCATTCGGAGTCGATGCGATCGATTTCGAGGCTTTCGAGACTTTCGCATTACGGGTGATGGTCAACATCAGAGAATCCCTCCAGATAAGGTGAACGCATTGCCTTGGATCAAGGCGACAACTTCATTTGTTTCGCCATTTCGGCTGACACCGCCGGTGGCGAAGCAAGGGAGAAGCAATTGGTATGCCAATCCAAGGACCTAAGCATTGCCGGGCAAAGACCGTTCACCAGAAAAGGGCATAACAGGGCGAAAAAAGGGTGCAAAACGCCCTAAATTGCGACATTCCCTATTATCAATCTCAAATCCAATATTTTCAAACACCCCAGATCGACTGCTCGAACGCTGGTAAGATTTTCAACTCCCTAGTCGGAATTACCATCACAACGCAATCCTCCGACGGGCCCCCCACAATCGCAGTGATTAGCTTCCTCCAACTCTCGAGGGAGCATTGTCCTTGAAGATCCACGTATTGAATCTGATCCTGAGCGTCATACAGCATGCCATCGATTTGTTGCGAACGATCGGGGGACCAAACGAACGAACCGTCTAACTCAAAGAACAGCTTTGGCAACGATTCGAGCCGGCTCGCGGCTTGCTCAAAAGTGGATCGCAGTGCGTTCGCGTCGGGGCCGTAGAAGTAAACATGGAATCGCTTCATAGGGAGCAGCGCCAAAGAGAGGGGCCAAAGAGCGGGTTTCGAGGAAGAATCGATCGTCGCAAGCCACGTTCGGTTCCGCAAGCCACCTGCGTGCGGTAAACCGCATTCCGCATCGTTTGCCCTACTTTGTTGACGTGTTTACTCGGCGACAATCTTCCCCATGCGGGGCATTCTTCCTCACCCCTCGTGAATCGTTTAGCACCGGAGCCGCCTGACGCCGAGGGCATCGTCAGGATGCGAACAGGCGGACGTTTCTCATAAAAAAGCATTTCATAATAGCTCGCCAGCACGACCGATTACGTGTTCGTGAATTCTCGGCAACCCCATCGCCGCCGATCGATTGATCGGCGGCATGACGTTTGCGTGTTAATGGTCTGCACTGGATACGGTTAGTCAAATTGTCAGAGGTGACACCTGACTGGAGGCTAGAGGAGTGCGACTGTGATGAAGGCATTAAACGATCCTCAATTTGCCTTTGGACGAGAACCTCTTGGAACTCTCAACCCTCTTACTACGTACAACCATTATTGCAAATCGATCCCTGATCAACAGCAATCTCAGCGACCGTGCTAACGGATTCGCTGGGATGCTTGGAATCGAGTGTACTTTACGATCGGGCGAATACAGGGACAGACGCGTTTTGCGTGCGAACTTACCAGCGTGTCAGTTTCTCATATTTTATATAGAAGGAAGACAACATGGTTTCTCTCAATTCTCACTCCCCTCCTCCGAAGCTCTCGGGCGGATTCGATTCGTCGGAGTTGCGTTTAGATGAGAGTGCATCGCGAATCCAAGAAGAGCTTTCCGATTCGTTGGGGATGTATCTGAAGCAGATGGGGTGCACCGCACTTTTAACTGCGGAGCAGGAACTCGCTCTGGCGAATCGGATGGATGACGCCCGGATTCTGTTCCGCCACGATTTGCTGCGCATTCGTTTTGTCGCGGAGGATGCGGTCTTGTCTCTCCGTCAGATCCTCGACGGCGATGCGCGGGCGGACCGCAGTCTGAGTTACGCGGTCACTGACGAACAGGCAAAACGCCAAGTTTTGAACCGATTGGAACCCAACGTTCGCACGTTGGAATCGTTGCTGGCGCTGAACAACGTGGACTACGAAGTGATTCGTGACCATCGTCACTCGTTAACGCAGCGAAGCGAAGCGCGGGGTCGCTACTTGCGTCGGCGTGAATCGATCGTGGCGTTAATTGAAGAGCTTGGATTGCGACTCCCAGCGATTGAGCAACATTACGACACGGTGTTGAGGATGAACCGTCGACTGGGGACATTGCGCCGCAGACGCACCGAATTGAATCTTGAAGAGCACGCAGAGTACGAGGTCATTTTGCGTCGGACTCAGCATTCGAGTTGCGGACTGGACCGTCGAGTCCAAGAACTTCAGCGGAACTACGAGCGTTATACGTCAACCAAACAGAACTTGGTGGAAGCCAACCTTCGGCTGGTTGTGTCGATTGCCAAGAAGTATCGGGGACGTGGTTTAGCGTTTCTGGATTTGATCCAGGAGGGAAACTCGGGTCTGATGCGCGCGGTTGAAAAATTCGAAGCGAGCAAAGGCTTCAAACTCTCGACCTACGCCACCTGGTGGATTCGCCAAGCGATCGGCCGCGCGGTCGCTGAGCAAAGCCGCACCATCCGCATTCCGGTACACGTGGTCGGTGAGATGAACGATCTGCAACGAACGATTAGCGATCTGTATCAACTGCTAAATCACCGCCCCACGCATCGTGAACTCGCTGATTCCTCCGGATTGAGTGATGAGCGTCTTGCCGTGCTCGAGCGTTCGTTAAGCACGAGCTATAGCCTGGATAACTCGGGCACAGGAGAGGTGCCGACGAATCTTCGCGATATTCTACAAGAAGAGAACTCGGTTCCGCTCGGTGCTCAGGCCGACGCGAACACGTTGAGTCACCGCCTAGCGGCGCTGATGGACCAGCTTGATGAGCGTGAGCAGGCGATTGTGCGAATGCGTTTTGGTTTTGAAAACCACTCTCCACAAACGCTGTCCGAGGTTGCCAAAGTCTTTAAGATCAGCCGCGAACGCGTTCGTCAAATCGAACGGCGGGCCCTGCGGAAATTGCAACAGCACGACGAGGTTAATAGCCTAGCAGGATTCCTCGATTAAGCCCCTTTCTTTCCCGTCACTGCCTCTTGCCCCATCACTGCCTCCTTCGACACCAAACACTGCCTGCCCCCCTTCGCATCCCCCAATAGAGAACGATTTCTTGCCCAAGGTAGACGAAAGTCTGCGTAGTCAACGGTAGTGCAATCCACCGAACCAAGGTATCATCTGCAGCGAATCGCCCGCCTTTGCGTCGTCTTCTCTTGATCGGGCGTCTTCTTCTGATCGGGGAAGAGCAATTCGAAAGATCGAGAGGCGGCAGCAACCCAATGCGATATTCCGAGCGGGGACGACGAAGTGAGCAACCATTATGAGCAGTTTATTTAACGCGATTAATTGGGTCGATGTTTTCCGGATGGAATCCGGCATCGGAGTCACCATTGTCGCGGCCGACGGCAGGGTCGCGTACAGCAACGAAGCGGCACGTGCACTCTTTGGCGTCGAGCCCGCAAAAACGCCGGGACAGCGAAACTTAAGCGCCCTGTTTCATCCCGAATTCGTGCGGGAACGACTCGCGTGGATTCAGCAAGTCATCAAGGAAGGCAAGCCGCTCAGGGCACGGCATATCTACAATGGCCAGCAAATGGCTTCGACCTTCTACCCAATCCAAGATGGGGGCGACCTGCTACAGCAGACCGCCACTCCCACGAGTGGCGATGAGGACCACAGCGACGACAACCTTCGTGAAGCCGGCGAGGACAAAGTCTCCGCCGATGCAATTGTCGAGCATTACGCTTTGATCATCTCGCGCCGTGATGCCGATGTTGACTCTCAGGACATCGAAACCGTTACCAGCCAGTACGTGGACCTCGGCTGTTTGTCGGCGTTGAGCAATCGCGAGTTGGAAATTTTTGTATTGCTCGGGCACGGCAATAGCGTTCCCGGTGTTGCCAAAATGCTGCATCGCAGCCCGCGCACGATTGAACGACACAAAACCGAGATCGGGCGAAAGCTTGGCTATTCAACCTTGGCGGAGATTGCTCGGGCCGTGGGACATCTCGGATTGACCTATGACCACGTTCAACTGGAACGTTTTCACGCGCTCGCCAAAGACCGCAAGCAAGAGTGAAGGCGAAAGCAATGACAGCATTTCGTTGGTTAGATTGAGCTTGCCAAACTGAGCATGCAACCACTAAAAACGAAAGTGTTCGTTGTGAACTTGCTTCCTTGTCTCATTGCTTAGCCCTAACCTCACCCTTCCCCCCCAATCGCCGTCGATTCTCGATGCGTCTGACTCTCTCACCAACGACCGGGCGAATTTTTTTCAGCCTTGCCTTGATCGTCGTTTCATTCGGAGCGATCGGTTGTGGGACCACGAAGGAACAGCTAGCAACTCAACAGTTGGTGCTCAGTAAAGCGGTCGATCGCAGCGTCGCGGGGATTGACTTTCGGCCCTTGTCGGGGCGGAAAGTTTACCTCGACACCAACTACTTGAAAACGTCGAAGGATCTTGGCTTTGTGAATGCGGATTACGTGACCAGTTCACTCCGCCAACAAATCGTTGCCGCCGGTTGCCTGTTGCAAGATGCCGCCACGGAAGCCGATGTGATAATCGAAGCGAGAATCGGAACCCTCGGTGCGGACGACCATCGAGTCACTTTTGGTATTCCTGAAAACAACAGTCTCTCCACAGCCGCTTCGCTGATTCCTAACTCCCCCACCATGCCGTCGATCCCAGAAATTTCGCTTGCCCGCCGCGACGCCCGCGAGGGGGCCGCGAAACTCGCTGCGTTTGCTTACGAGCGTGAATCTCGCAAAGCGATTTGGCAATCGGGAATCCGCGAATCGACCGCGACCGCTCGTGATACCTATGTTCTCGGCGTCGGCCCGTTCCAAAGCGGGTCGATTCGCGAGCGAACCAAATTGGCGGGGAGCCGTTTATTCAAATTCGGCGGGAACGTTGTCTCCGAATCGCCTTCGGAAAACTATGCTCGCCCCCACGTCAACTACGCCAATGAAACTCGCTTTCAAGACGGTTGGCCAGTCTTGGACAGTGAACGGGCCTTCATCGATTTCATTGAAGGACCGCATGACGCCCCACCGGAAGAGGCAACGGCGATCGCCGACCTACCGTCAGACGCCTCTGACAGCGAAGTCCGCTAACGAGTTTCGCTAGCGAGAATCGCGTCATCGTCACCTCGGCACTCGAGTCGATTCCGGATTACAATCCAGCGTACCATGAGCAACGCGTATCAACTTATCGATTTTGGAGACGGGCTAAAGCTAGAATCGCTTAGCGGCCATCTCGTTTCGCGTCCGTCGCCGGCTGCCGAAGGGATTCGCCGCAAGCATCCTCAACGTTGGCGTGACGCGCACTCGGTGTACCACGCTGACGCAAAACGGTGGAGTCACCATTCTCGTTGGCCAGAAACGCTGAGCATCGATTGCGGAAACTTTCGGATGCCGGTTCGCCCCACACCGTTTGGGCACATTGGGCTATTTCCTGAACAAGCAAAAAACTGGGAGTGGTTGTCCTGCGTCCCCCAGCGCGACCAACTTCAAGCTTTAAACCTGTTCGCCTACACCGGCGCCAGCACGATGGCATTGGCACGTGCGGGTTTCGAAGTCGTGCACGTGGACGCTGCCAAACCCAACGTCAGCGCTGCCAAAATGGCCGCCGCGGCGAACGACATGAGCGATGCCCCGATTCGCTACATGGTCGACGATGCCGCCAAGTTTGTGGCCCGAGAAGTAAGACGCCAACGAAAATATCACACCATCGTGATGGATCCCCCCGCCTACGGCCATTCCCCAAAAGGAAAAACGTGGCGATTGGAACGCGACCTGTGGCCGCTGGTGGATGATTGTCTCGAGTTGATCGATCCGCTGAATTTTCGGATGTTGATCACGGGACATTCGCCGCAAGTCGATGCGAGCGATGTGCTTGAATACTTGATGCGTTCGGCGGCAATCAAAGCTGCCCAAAAAAACGATCGGCTCCGCTATAAAACGGGCCGATCGGCAATTCAAGATCGATCTGGACGCAGCCTCGACGCGGGTTTTTACCTCCGCGTCGAAAGTGGTGATTAGCTGCGAAGCGATTTAGCCTTTGCGGGCAATCGCTTCGACAACGGCT carries:
- a CDS encoding class I SAM-dependent methyltransferase — its product is MSNAYQLIDFGDGLKLESLSGHLVSRPSPAAEGIRRKHPQRWRDAHSVYHADAKRWSHHSRWPETLSIDCGNFRMPVRPTPFGHIGLFPEQAKNWEWLSCVPQRDQLQALNLFAYTGASTMALARAGFEVVHVDAAKPNVSAAKMAAAANDMSDAPIRYMVDDAAKFVAREVRRQRKYHTIVMDPPAYGHSPKGKTWRLERDLWPLVDDCLELIDPLNFRMLITGHSPQVDASDVLEYLMRSAAIKAAQKNDRLRYKTGRSAIQDRSGRSLDAGFYLRVESGD
- a CDS encoding DUF6655 family protein, whose amino-acid sequence is MRLTLSPTTGRIFFSLALIVVSFGAIGCGTTKEQLATQQLVLSKAVDRSVAGIDFRPLSGRKVYLDTNYLKTSKDLGFVNADYVTSSLRQQIVAAGCLLQDAATEADVIIEARIGTLGADDHRVTFGIPENNSLSTAASLIPNSPTMPSIPEISLARRDAREGAAKLAAFAYERESRKAIWQSGIRESTATARDTYVLGVGPFQSGSIRERTKLAGSRLFKFGGNVVSESPSENYARPHVNYANETRFQDGWPVLDSERAFIDFIEGPHDAPPEEATAIADLPSDASDSEVR